A genomic stretch from Streptomyces venezuelae ATCC 10712 includes:
- the recN gene encoding DNA repair protein RecN, giving the protein MVWGVLEEMRIRSLGVIDDAVVELSPGFTAVTGETGAGKTMVVTSLGLLLGGRADPALVRIGAASAVVEGRISVPAGAPAALRAEEAGAELDDGVLLVSRTVSAEGRSRAHLGGRSVPVGLLAELADELVAVHGQTDQQGLLKPARQRGALDRYAGEAVSGPLAAYAEAYRRLRAVSGELDEITTRARERAQEADLLRFGLGEIEAVAPRAGEDTELAAEAERLGHAEALASAAALAHAALAGVPEDPESVDATTLVAGAGRALESVRSHDPALAALADRMGEISILLGDVATELAGYADDLDADPLRLAAVEERRAALTQLTRKYGEDIASVLAWAEESAGRLGELDGDDDRVEELTAERDRLRDELSVLAQRLTDARTEAADRFADAVTAELASLAMPHARVSFDIRQTEDPDGVEVGGRRVAYGPSGADEVELLLAPHPGAPPRPIAKGASGGELSRVMLAVEVVFAGVDPVPTYLFDEVDAGVGGKAAVEIGRRLAKLARTAQVVVVTHLPQVAAFADRQLLVEKTNDGSVTRSGVTVLEGEERVRELSRMLAGQEDSETARAHAEELLATARADG; this is encoded by the coding sequence GCTGTCGCCCGGCTTCACCGCGGTGACCGGTGAGACCGGTGCGGGCAAGACGATGGTCGTGACCAGCCTCGGGCTGCTGCTCGGTGGCCGGGCCGACCCGGCCCTGGTGCGGATCGGCGCGGCCTCGGCCGTGGTCGAGGGGCGGATCAGCGTGCCCGCGGGCGCGCCCGCCGCCCTGCGCGCCGAGGAGGCCGGGGCGGAGCTCGACGACGGCGTGCTGCTCGTCAGCCGCACCGTTTCCGCCGAGGGACGCTCACGGGCCCACCTCGGCGGGCGTTCCGTGCCCGTCGGGCTGCTCGCCGAGCTCGCCGACGAGCTCGTCGCCGTCCACGGCCAGACCGACCAGCAGGGCCTGCTCAAGCCCGCCCGGCAGCGCGGTGCGCTCGACCGGTACGCGGGCGAGGCCGTCTCCGGACCGCTGGCCGCCTACGCGGAGGCGTACCGGCGGCTGCGGGCCGTCAGCGGCGAACTCGACGAGATCACCACCCGGGCGCGCGAGCGGGCCCAGGAGGCCGATCTGCTGCGCTTCGGGCTCGGTGAGATCGAGGCCGTCGCCCCGCGCGCCGGGGAGGACACCGAACTCGCCGCCGAGGCGGAGCGGCTCGGGCACGCCGAGGCCCTGGCCTCCGCCGCCGCGCTCGCCCACGCCGCGCTCGCGGGCGTGCCCGAGGACCCCGAGTCCGTCGACGCCACGACCCTCGTCGCGGGCGCCGGGCGGGCGCTGGAGTCCGTACGGTCGCACGACCCGGCCCTCGCCGCCCTCGCCGACCGGATGGGCGAGATCTCCATCCTGCTCGGCGACGTGGCCACCGAACTCGCCGGATACGCCGACGACCTCGACGCCGACCCGCTGCGGCTCGCCGCCGTCGAGGAGCGGCGCGCGGCGCTCACCCAGCTGACGCGGAAGTACGGCGAGGACATCGCGAGCGTCCTCGCCTGGGCCGAGGAGAGCGCCGGCCGGCTCGGCGAGCTCGACGGCGACGACGACCGCGTCGAGGAACTCACGGCCGAGCGGGACCGGCTGCGGGACGAGCTCTCGGTGCTCGCGCAGCGGCTCACCGACGCGCGTACCGAGGCGGCCGACCGGTTCGCCGACGCCGTCACCGCCGAACTCGCCTCGCTCGCCATGCCCCACGCGCGCGTGTCCTTCGACATCCGGCAGACCGAGGACCCCGACGGCGTCGAGGTCGGCGGCCGCCGGGTGGCCTACGGCCCGTCCGGCGCCGACGAGGTCGAGCTGCTGCTGGCCCCCCATCCCGGCGCCCCGCCCCGGCCGATCGCCAAGGGCGCGTCCGGCGGTGAGCTGTCCCGGGTGATGCTCGCGGTCGAGGTCGTCTTCGCCGGGGTCGACCCGGTGCCGACGTATCTCTTCGACGAGGTCGACGCGGGGGTCGGCGGCAAGGCGGCGGTCGAGATCGGCCGCCGGCTCGCCAAGCTCGCGAGGACCGCGCAGGTCGTCGTCGTCACCCACCTGCCGCAGGTCGCGGCCTTCGCCGACCGGCAGCTGCTCGTCGAGAAGACCAACGACGGCTCGGTCACCCGGTCCGGTGTCACCGTCCTGGAGGGCGAGGAGCGGGTCCGGGAGCTGTCCCGGATGCTCGCCGGCCAGGAGGACTCCGAGACGGCCAGGGCGCACGCGGAGGAACTGCTCGCGACCGCCCGGG